Proteins encoded in a region of the Pseudomonas shahriarae genome:
- a CDS encoding glutathione S-transferase family protein, whose amino-acid sequence MLKLYGFSVSNYYNMVKLALLEKGLPFEEVAFYAGQTPEALAVSPRGKVPVLKVENGFINETSVILEYLEQTQSGPALLPGDAFQRAQVLALCREIELYIELPARACYGEAFFGMPVPQAIKDKAKAELLLGVASLGRHGKFAPYVAGERFTLADVYFMYSVDLACAVGGKLFGLDLLAELPKAKALLKTLQDLPNAQRVAADKDAAMPAFMAMIAAKK is encoded by the coding sequence ATGCTCAAGCTCTACGGATTTTCGGTCAGTAACTACTACAACATGGTCAAGCTGGCGCTCCTGGAAAAGGGCCTGCCCTTCGAGGAAGTGGCGTTTTATGCCGGGCAAACCCCTGAAGCCCTGGCGGTGAGCCCGCGCGGCAAGGTGCCGGTGCTGAAGGTGGAAAACGGCTTTATCAACGAAACCAGCGTGATTCTCGAGTACCTCGAACAGACGCAATCGGGCCCGGCCCTGCTGCCAGGCGATGCGTTCCAGCGTGCCCAGGTATTGGCGTTGTGCAGGGAAATCGAGTTGTACATCGAACTGCCGGCCCGGGCTTGCTATGGCGAGGCGTTCTTTGGCATGCCGGTACCGCAGGCGATCAAGGACAAGGCCAAGGCCGAGTTGCTGTTAGGGGTTGCTTCGCTGGGGCGGCACGGCAAGTTTGCGCCGTATGTGGCAGGGGAGCGTTTTACGCTTGCTGATGTGTACTTCATGTACAGCGTGGACTTGGCGTGCGCGGTTGGTGGGAAGCTGTTCGGCCTGGATCTGCTGGCTGAGTTGCCGAAGGCCAAGGCTTTGCTGAAGACGCTGCAAGACCTGCCCAACGCCCAGCGAGTGGCGGCGGACAAGGACGCGGCGATGCCGGCCTTTATGGCGATGATCGCGGCGAAGAAGTAA
- a CDS encoding TIGR02647 family protein — MSYTPELVAELEILALFNLGSSQEGLKVHQTAAPTAIAAAKRLFEKKLIDQPDGGYLTSLGRDAAEQAQTLLTILTTATTKEAA, encoded by the coding sequence ATGTCGTATACCCCTGAGTTGGTTGCCGAACTGGAAATCCTTGCACTTTTCAACCTGGGCAGTTCCCAGGAAGGTCTGAAAGTCCATCAGACCGCTGCTCCCACTGCCATTGCTGCGGCCAAACGCCTGTTCGAGAAAAAACTGATCGACCAGCCAGATGGCGGCTACCTGACCAGTCTGGGCCGCGACGCAGCAGAACAAGCGCAAACACTGCTGACGATCCTGACCACCGCTACCACCAAAGAAGCCGCCTGA